Proteins encoded within one genomic window of Oscillospiraceae bacterium:
- the htpG gene encoding molecular chaperone HtpG, producing the protein MAKKQFKAESKRLLDLMINSIYTHKEIFLRELISNSSDALDKLYFRSLTDQSVTLSKEDMYIRIAANKDERTLTISDNGCGMSKEELESNLGTIAKSGSFAFKNENGGNSAVDIIGQFGVGFYSAFMVSKTVEVKSKAYGSDEAYLWKSDGADGYTITPCEMKEAGTQITLTIKENTEDESYDEYLESYRLQGIIKKYSDYIRYPIKMYIETQRPKEDNKEEFETVVEDTVLNSMVPIWKKSADEVDEESYNNFYREKFFDFEKPVKVIHSKTEGTATYNALLFIPSKAPYDYYTKNFEKGLMLFSGGVLIMEKCADLLPDCFSFVRGLVDSEDLSLNISREMLQHDRQLKIIAKSLEKKIKTELKKLLANDREKYEEFYKSFGLNLKFGIYNSFGMNKDLLQDLILFHSSSENKMSTLEEYASRMKEEQKYIYYATGESVAKIDLLPQIELIKDKGFEVLYLTDDIDEFAVKVLHEYDGKEFKSVSSDNLDLDTEEEKEAQKKLSENNADMLKEMKEALGEKVSKVAVSNKLKTHPVCLTAEGELSLEMEKVLNAMPNATEGMGAKANRVLELNANHPVFEALIKLYTSDKEKLKTYAELLYNQALLIEGLPIDNPLEFSNKICELML; encoded by the coding sequence ATGGCAAAAAAACAGTTTAAGGCAGAGTCTAAAAGACTGTTGGACTTAATGATTAATTCAATATACACTCATAAAGAAATATTTCTTCGTGAGCTTATAAGTAATTCAAGCGATGCGCTTGATAAGCTGTATTTTCGTTCTTTGACAGACCAAAGCGTAACTCTTTCCAAAGAGGATATGTATATAAGAATAGCTGCAAATAAAGACGAAAGAACACTCACTATCTCCGATAACGGCTGCGGAATGAGTAAGGAAGAATTGGAGAGCAATTTGGGAACAATCGCAAAAAGCGGTTCCTTTGCATTTAAAAATGAAAACGGCGGAAATTCCGCTGTTGATATAATAGGTCAGTTCGGTGTAGGCTTTTATTCTGCTTTTATGGTAAGTAAAACGGTAGAGGTAAAATCAAAGGCATACGGCTCTGACGAAGCTTATTTATGGAAATCCGACGGGGCGGACGGATATACAATTACTCCCTGTGAAATGAAAGAAGCTGGAACACAGATAACACTTACAATTAAGGAAAATACCGAGGACGAAAGCTATGACGAATATCTGGAAAGCTACCGTTTACAAGGTATAATTAAAAAATATTCCGATTATATCCGTTATCCTATTAAAATGTATATTGAAACACAAAGACCTAAAGAGGATAACAAGGAAGAATTTGAAACGGTTGTAGAGGATACCGTACTCAACAGTATGGTGCCTATCTGGAAAAAGAGCGCAGACGAGGTTGACGAAGAAAGCTACAACAATTTTTACAGAGAAAAATTCTTTGATTTTGAAAAGCCTGTAAAGGTAATTCACTCTAAAACAGAGGGTACTGCAACCTACAACGCATTACTCTTTATTCCCTCAAAGGCTCCTTATGATTATTACACAAAGAATTTTGAAAAGGGACTTATGCTTTTCTCGGGCGGTGTGCTTATAATGGAAAAGTGTGCCGATTTATTGCCCGATTGCTTTAGCTTCGTAAGAGGTCTTGTTGACTCTGAGGATTTATCCCTCAACATTTCAAGAGAGATGCTTCAGCACGACAGACAGCTCAAGATAATAGCTAAAAGCCTTGAAAAGAAAATAAAGACAGAGCTTAAAAAGCTGTTAGCAAATGACAGAGAAAAATACGAAGAATTCTATAAGAGCTTCGGTCTTAATTTGAAATTCGGCATATATAACAGCTTTGGTATGAATAAGGATTTGCTTCAGGATTTAATTTTGTTCCACTCTTCAAGCGAGAATAAAATGTCAACGCTTGAAGAATATGCTTCAAGAATGAAGGAAGAACAAAAATATATCTATTACGCTACAGGCGAGAGCGTAGCTAAAATTGATTTGCTTCCTCAGATAGAGCTTATTAAGGATAAAGGATTTGAGGTATTATATCTCACAGACGATATTGACGAATTTGCCGTTAAGGTGCTTCACGAATACGACGGCAAGGAGTTTAAATCAGTAAGCAGTGATAATCTTGATTTAGATACAGAGGAAGAAAAAGAGGCACAAAAGAAGCTGTCTGAAAACAATGCCGATATGCTCAAAGAAATGAAGGAAGCTTTAGGGGAAAAGGTAAGCAAGGTAGCAGTTTCAAACAAACTCAAAACTCACCCTGTATGTCTTACTGCCGAGGGCGAGCTTTCCTTAGAGATGGAAAAGGTTTTAAACGCTATGCCCAATGCCACAGAGGGTATGGGAGCAAAGGCAAACAGAGTTTTAGAGCTCAATGCAAATCACCCTGTATTTGAAGCTCTTATAAAGCTTTATACCTCAGATAAAGAAAAGCTCAAAACCTACGCAGAGCTTTTATACAATCAAGCTCTTTTGATAGAGGGCTTACCCATTGACAATCCTCTTGAATTTTCCAATAAAATATGTGAGCTTATGCTTTAA
- a CDS encoding sigma-70 family RNA polymerase sigma factor: protein MITRDKTRELIFLAQSGNSQAEETLVCENMGLVYSAATRLNIYGFEREDLIQAGSIGLLKAIRGFDLSKEVEFSTYAFPVITGEIKIYIRDNSALKVSRKLKEVQMRTLKAKNNLLKQLGREPTVSEISELTKDSTDEIIEALEATTAPLSFDSSNNEDERSLFETTGIDKSDENTELLTLKNAIHTLDVQDRKLISLRYFCAKTQSETAKILNMTQVQVSRREKKIMTCLKKYFEE, encoded by the coding sequence ATGATAACAAGAGATAAAACAAGAGAGCTTATTTTTCTTGCACAGTCGGGAAATTCGCAGGCAGAGGAAACGCTTGTATGTGAAAATATGGGGCTTGTTTACAGTGCGGCGACAAGACTTAATATTTACGGCTTTGAAAGAGAAGATTTGATACAGGCAGGCTCAATAGGTCTTTTAAAGGCAATAAGAGGCTTTGACCTTTCAAAAGAGGTCGAATTTTCAACCTATGCCTTTCCTGTGATAACAGGAGAAATAAAAATATATATCAGGGACAACAGCGCTCTTAAGGTTTCAAGAAAGCTTAAAGAGGTTCAGATGAGAACTCTCAAAGCAAAAAACAATCTTTTAAAGCAGCTTGGCAGAGAGCCTACCGTTTCTGAAATATCTGAGCTTACAAAAGACTCAACAGACGAAATAATTGAAGCTCTTGAAGCAACAACTGCGCCCTTATCCTTTGACAGTAGCAATAATGAAGATGAAAGAAGCTTGTTTGAAACAACAGGCATTGATAAAAGTGATGAAAATACAGAGCTGTTAACCTTAAAAAATGCCATACATACCCTTGATGTGCAGGATAGAAAGCTTATTTCTCTGCGCTATTTTTGCGCAAAAACTCAAAGTGAAACTGCTAAAATACTTAATATGACACAGGTACAGGTTTCAAGAAGAGAAAAGAAAATAATGACCTGCCTGAAAAAATATTTTGAAGAGTAA
- a CDS encoding anti-sigma F factor: MKCINEMKMSFLSRSANEGLARVTVAAFASQLDPTLDEISEIKTAISEAVTNCVVHGYKDGIGVIYIRARLFENGILTVTVRDRGCGIEDIKKAREPLYTSSETGDRAGMGFTIMESFTDKMRVRSTLGKGTSVTLSKQLKLK; encoded by the coding sequence ATGAAATGTATAAATGAAATGAAAATGTCATTTTTAAGCCGTTCTGCCAATGAAGGCTTAGCAAGGGTAACAGTTGCAGCCTTTGCCTCTCAGCTTGACCCTACCCTTGATGAGATATCGGAAATAAAAACAGCTATATCAGAAGCTGTTACCAACTGTGTAGTACACGGCTATAAGGACGGTATCGGAGTAATTTACATAAGGGCACGCCTTTTCGAAAACGGCATTTTAACAGTTACTGTAAGGGACAGAGGCTGCGGAATAGAAGACATAAAAAAAGCCAGAGAGCCTCTTTACACAAGCAGTGAAACAGGAGACAGAGCAGGTATGGGCTTTACTATTATGGAAAGCTTTACCGATAAAATGAGGGTACGCTCAACCTTAGGCAAGGGGACAAGCGTAACCCTTTCGAAGCAGCTGAAGCTTAAATGA
- a CDS encoding STAS domain-containing protein: protein MKLEFSHSGKNLTVALQGELDHHNAKGIKEQIDTTASRIKPEVLIMDFAQVPFCDSSGIAVAIGRYKHMQSIGGRVKIINTSKQVKKVLVLSGVNKYMKVD from the coding sequence ATGAAGCTTGAATTTTCTCATAGCGGAAAAAATCTTACTGTGGCTTTACAGGGAGAACTTGACCACCATAACGCAAAAGGAATAAAGGAACAAATAGATACGACAGCATCAAGAATTAAACCCGAGGTGCTTATTATGGATTTTGCGCAGGTTCCTTTCTGCGACAGCTCGGGAATAGCTGTGGCAATAGGGAGATATAAGCATATGCAAAGCATAGGCGGAAGAGTAAAAATTATAAACACTTCAAAGCAGGTAAAAAAAGTATTGGTGCTTTCGGGTGTTAATAAATATATGAAGGTAGATTAA
- a CDS encoding type II toxin-antitoxin system PemK/MazF family toxin yields MTVKRGDIFYADLSPVVGSEQGGLRPVLVIQNDVGNKYSPTVIVAAITSQINKAKMPTHIEINAKKYGIAKDSVILLEQIRTVDKKRLREKIGFLDSNAMLFVDNALYVSFGLKCETGIETAT; encoded by the coding sequence TTGACAGTAAAACGAGGGGATATATTTTACGCTGACCTCAGCCCCGTTGTGGGAAGTGAGCAGGGCGGTCTCCGTCCCGTATTGGTTATTCAGAATGACGTGGGCAATAAATATAGTCCTACTGTTATTGTGGCTGCAATTACAAGTCAGATTAACAAGGCAAAAATGCCTACGCATATTGAAATCAATGCCAAAAAATACGGAATAGCAAAGGATTCGGTAATCCTTTTGGAACAAATAAGAACAGTTGATAAAAAAAGGCTTCGCGAAAAAATAGGTTTTTTAGACAGTAATGCGATGCTTTTTGTTGACAATGCGTTGTATGTAAGCTTTGGATTAAAATGTGAAACAGGTATAGAAACAGCAACGTAA
- the alr gene encoding alanine racemase has protein sequence MFKRTRAEIDLSALAHNYIQIKKGLKSDTAVMAIVKADAYGHGAITVARELEAQGVTCFGVSSNDEAVQLRVNGIKIPILVLGYTNPESYNELLEYSITQTVFSYEQAKTISDFCIKKGKTMKIHLKLDTGMGRLGFMCSSDEDIEKTVSEIKKVLELENLEFEGIFTHFAESDKPESDYTQKQFSYFMKAVEKIGYSFKYKHCSNSAAIINFPEMQLDMVRPGIILYGLLPSSKTKNIGLLPVMSLCTRVAQIKSFEKDTSISYSRTYKTTDKTKVAVLPIGYADGFARGLSGKIKVLIKGQPANIIGLVCMDMTMADISKIEDVRNDDNVLIFGKENGNILPVEQISDILGTINYETVCCISKRIPRIYIKDDKVIEEESYIR, from the coding sequence ATGTTTAAAAGAACGAGAGCTGAAATAGACTTATCGGCATTGGCGCATAATTACATTCAAATAAAAAAAGGACTTAAAAGTGATACCGCTGTAATGGCAATAGTAAAGGCAGATGCTTACGGACATGGTGCCATAACAGTTGCCCGAGAGCTTGAAGCTCAAGGAGTTACTTGCTTTGGGGTCTCTTCAAACGATGAGGCGGTACAGCTCAGAGTAAACGGTATAAAAATACCTATCCTTGTTTTAGGCTATACAAATCCCGAAAGCTACAACGAGCTATTGGAATATTCAATAACACAGACTGTTTTTTCCTATGAGCAGGCAAAAACAATTTCTGACTTTTGTATAAAAAAAGGCAAAACAATGAAAATACATTTAAAGCTTGATACGGGAATGGGACGGCTTGGCTTTATGTGTAGCAGTGATGAGGATATTGAAAAAACAGTAAGTGAAATAAAAAAAGTTTTAGAGCTTGAAAATCTTGAATTTGAGGGTATATTTACTCATTTTGCAGAGTCTGATAAGCCTGAGAGTGACTATACTCAAAAGCAGTTTTCATATTTTATGAAGGCTGTTGAAAAAATAGGCTACAGCTTTAAATATAAGCACTGCTCAAACAGTGCGGCAATAATAAATTTCCCCGAAATGCAGCTTGATATGGTGCGTCCCGGAATAATCCTTTACGGACTTTTGCCAAGCTCAAAGACAAAGAATATAGGTCTTTTGCCGGTAATGAGCCTTTGCACAAGAGTTGCACAGATAAAAAGCTTTGAAAAAGATACATCTATAAGCTATTCGAGAACATATAAAACAACTGATAAAACAAAGGTTGCCGTGCTTCCCATAGGCTATGCAGACGGCTTTGCAAGAGGTCTTTCGGGAAAAATAAAGGTTCTTATAAAGGGACAGCCTGCTAATATCATAGGTCTTGTGTGTATGGATATGACAATGGCTGACATAAGCAAAATTGAAGATGTACGCAACGATGACAACGTTTTGATTTTCGGAAAAGAGAACGGAAATATATTACCCGTAGAGCAAATTTCCGATATTTTGGGAACTATCAATTATGAAACGGTGTGCTGTATTTCAAAGCGTATACCGAGAATTTATATAAAAGACGACAAAGTAATAGAGGAGGAAAGTTATATAAGGTGA
- a CDS encoding NAD(P)H-hydrate dehydratase yields MNRKIATKEQMLEIEKKAIEKANTSVSYLMESAGNAICREVENAVGNVSGKKIIILCGNGKNGGDGFSAARQLFYKGAYTKALFFGEAENLPEVTKSVYERLPKDVAAKEISYRHIEEADIIIDAVFGTGFHGALERAFEELFAAVNNSKAVKFAVDIPSGIECNTGVLGGKCIKCDYTITFALPKPCHYLFPAADYCGKIIVADISIPQEIIDLQKLDIFLSDMPDIVERIPSRKRNTHKGDYGRLLEICGSEYMTGAAYFCANGALKSGVGLLNMLLPEKILPVMQIKVSEAVFSSYTNENIKEKLEQQLEKSNACVFGCGSGQAKTSLEILEYLLKSDIPLVLDADALNVASLNKISLKRSKATVITPHMAEFSRLTGLSIEEIEKDKIGIVREFCQKENVITVLKGAYTIIAEPNGQVCINYLGNSGMAKGGSGDVLAGIIASLLAQGLDGFDSALCAAYIHSAAGDSAAQKLSQYSMTPTDIINELPLIFKAVELEKANG; encoded by the coding sequence ATGAACAGGAAAATAGCCACAAAGGAACAGATGCTTGAAATAGAAAAAAAAGCTATAGAAAAAGCAAACACCTCCGTCTCTTATCTTATGGAAAGCGCAGGAAATGCTATTTGCCGTGAGGTAGAAAATGCAGTTGGTAATGTTTCCGGAAAAAAGATAATAATACTGTGCGGAAACGGCAAAAACGGCGGAGACGGTTTTTCGGCGGCAAGACAGCTTTTTTATAAAGGTGCATATACAAAGGCTCTTTTTTTCGGGGAAGCTGAAAATTTGCCTGAGGTTACTAAATCAGTATATGAAAGGCTTCCCAAAGATGTTGCTGCTAAAGAGATAAGCTATAGGCATATTGAAGAAGCGGATATTATTATAGATGCAGTTTTCGGGACTGGATTTCACGGAGCGCTTGAACGTGCTTTTGAAGAGCTGTTTGCGGCTGTAAACAATTCAAAGGCTGTTAAATTTGCTGTGGATATCCCCAGCGGTATAGAATGTAATACGGGAGTTTTGGGCGGAAAGTGTATTAAATGTGATTATACAATAACCTTTGCTCTGCCAAAGCCTTGTCATTATCTTTTTCCTGCGGCGGATTATTGCGGAAAAATTATTGTAGCGGATATTTCAATTCCACAAGAAATTATAGATTTACAAAAGCTTGATATATTTCTTTCTGATATGCCTGACATTGTAGAAAGAATACCTTCGAGAAAAAGGAATACTCATAAGGGCGACTATGGAAGATTACTTGAAATCTGCGGGTCTGAGTATATGACCGGTGCGGCGTATTTTTGTGCAAACGGAGCTTTGAAAAGCGGAGTGGGCTTACTCAATATGCTCTTGCCCGAAAAAATTCTTCCCGTTATGCAAATAAAGGTTTCTGAAGCTGTTTTCAGCTCATATACAAATGAAAATATAAAAGAAAAGCTTGAACAACAGCTTGAAAAAAGCAACGCCTGTGTTTTTGGGTGCGGAAGCGGTCAAGCTAAAACAAGCTTAGAAATTCTTGAATATCTTTTAAAAAGTGATATTCCTCTTGTGCTTGATGCTGATGCTTTAAACGTTGCATCTTTAAATAAAATTTCTTTAAAGAGAAGCAAAGCAACGGTAATAACTCCCCATATGGCTGAGTTTTCAAGGCTTACGGGCTTATCAATTGAAGAAATAGAAAAAGATAAAATAGGAATTGTCCGAGAATTTTGTCAAAAAGAAAATGTAATAACCGTGCTGAAGGGCGCATATACGATAATAGCGGAGCCGAATGGACAGGTGTGTATAAATTATTTGGGAAATTCGGGTATGGCAAAGGGCGGCAGCGGAGATGTGCTTGCAGGAATAATTGCTTCTTTGCTTGCTCAAGGACTTGACGGGTTCGACAGTGCTTTATGTGCTGCGTATATTCACAGCGCAGCGGGAGACAGTGCTGCTCAAAAGCTTTCACAGTATTCTATGACACCTACCGATATTATAAATGAGCTTCCGCTGATATTTAAGGCGGTTGAGCTTGAAAAAGCGAATGGCTAA
- a CDS encoding IreB family regulatory phosphoprotein, with product MSGNTVVFKINQEKENELRRAITTVYDALKEKGYNPINQMVGYILSEDPTYITNHKNARSLICKIDRDELLQELLRNYLDN from the coding sequence ATGTCCGGAAATACAGTTGTATTTAAAATAAATCAAGAAAAGGAAAATGAGCTAAGAAGAGCTATAACTACGGTTTATGACGCTCTTAAGGAAAAGGGATATAATCCTATCAATCAGATGGTAGGCTATATTCTCAGCGAGGACCCGACTTATATTACAAATCATAAGAACGCTCGCAGCCTTATTTGTAAGATAGACCGTGACGAGCTTTTGCAGGAGCTTCTCAGAAATTATCTTGATAATTAA
- a CDS encoding phenylalanine--tRNA ligase subunit beta yields MKLSIKWLKDYVDINPDPKEYSEALTITGSKVEGFECVGDTIKNIVVGKILKIEKHPDADKLIVCQVDVGENEPVQIVTGANNVSEGDIIPVCKDGAVLPDGRKIKAGKLRGVVSNGMLCSLSELGLTKNDYPYAIEDGIFIMQEECSIGQDITEVLGLDDTVVEFEITSNRPDCLSVIGLARETAATYNLPLKLHTPVVKESDGKISDYIDVEVKEPTLCTRYCARVVKNVKIEPSPSWLRARLRSCGVRPINNIVDITNYVMLEYGQPMHAFDYECITGKKINVRCASNGEKMNTLDGVERTLQDSILVIADNERAIGLAGIMGGENSEIKDSTVTVVFESACFNAPCVRLGAKKVGLRTESSSRYEKGLDPNNALPALDRACELVNLLNAGEVVSGLIDINNSSSERNSFPLEAEWINKFLGIDISTEQMTQYLKNIDVEVKDGKVYVPTFRSDLQHKADIAEEIARFYGYDKIPSNVFSGKVLCGRLNERQKFEKDIINSFVANGLYEIATYSFISPKFYDKIGLDGEQIKKESVVILNPLGEDTSIMRRMMLPSMLETLTRNYNFRNESAALFELGKIYIPDEDSNKLPDERTTLCVGMYKNKMDFFDIKGVLQEIFDELNIVKVSYEAKSDISYYHPGRTAGIYVNGKYVGVVGQVHPFIAKNYGVEAELYCAEIDVEELYACERKKAVYTGLPKFPALTRDLALVCEDELPVAAIEAAIRKGANNILEEAQLFDVYKGKQIEQGKKSVAYSLVFRNKEKTLSDEEVDSAMKKIFKELEKIGAFLRS; encoded by the coding sequence ATGAAATTATCAATAAAGTGGCTTAAAGATTATGTTGATATAAACCCCGACCCTAAAGAATATTCTGAGGCTCTTACAATAACAGGCTCAAAGGTTGAAGGCTTTGAGTGTGTTGGAGATACGATAAAAAATATCGTAGTAGGAAAAATATTGAAAATAGAAAAGCACCCCGACGCAGATAAGCTGATAGTTTGTCAGGTAGATGTGGGTGAAAATGAGCCTGTTCAGATAGTTACAGGTGCCAACAATGTTTCCGAGGGTGATATAATTCCCGTTTGTAAGGACGGCGCTGTTTTGCCTGACGGAAGAAAAATTAAAGCAGGAAAGCTCAGAGGAGTAGTGTCAAACGGTATGCTCTGCTCTCTTTCGGAGCTTGGACTTACTAAAAATGATTACCCCTATGCTATTGAGGACGGCATTTTCATAATGCAGGAGGAGTGCAGTATAGGACAGGATATAACAGAGGTTTTAGGTCTTGACGATACTGTTGTGGAATTTGAAATAACCTCAAACCGTCCCGACTGTCTTTCCGTTATCGGTCTTGCAAGAGAAACAGCGGCAACCTATAATCTGCCCTTGAAATTGCATACACCTGTTGTAAAGGAAAGTGACGGAAAAATTTCCGATTATATTGACGTTGAGGTTAAAGAGCCTACACTTTGCACAAGATACTGTGCAAGAGTGGTTAAAAACGTTAAAATTGAGCCTTCTCCCTCCTGGCTAAGAGCAAGACTTCGTTCCTGCGGAGTACGTCCTATCAATAATATAGTAGATATAACAAACTATGTTATGCTTGAATATGGTCAGCCTATGCACGCCTTTGATTATGAATGTATCACAGGCAAGAAAATAAATGTAAGATGTGCATCAAACGGCGAGAAAATGAATACTCTTGACGGTGTAGAGAGAACTCTTCAGGACTCTATTCTTGTAATTGCAGACAATGAGCGTGCCATAGGTCTTGCAGGTATAATGGGCGGAGAAAATTCCGAAATTAAGGATTCTACCGTAACTGTTGTATTTGAGTCTGCTTGCTTTAACGCTCCCTGTGTTCGTCTGGGCGCAAAAAAAGTAGGACTCAGAACAGAGTCATCAAGCCGTTATGAAAAGGGACTTGACCCCAACAACGCTCTCCCTGCCCTCGACCGTGCCTGCGAGCTTGTAAACCTTTTAAATGCAGGTGAGGTAGTAAGCGGACTTATAGATATAAATAATTCTTCTTCCGAGAGAAACAGCTTCCCTCTTGAAGCAGAGTGGATAAACAAGTTTTTGGGAATAGATATTTCAACAGAGCAAATGACTCAGTACCTTAAAAATATTGACGTAGAGGTTAAAGACGGCAAGGTATATGTTCCCACCTTCCGTTCCGATTTACAGCACAAAGCTGATATTGCTGAGGAAATAGCAAGATTTTACGGCTATGATAAAATTCCTTCAAATGTATTTTCGGGAAAGGTTTTGTGCGGACGTCTTAACGAACGTCAGAAATTTGAAAAGGATATTATAAACAGCTTTGTTGCAAACGGACTTTACGAAATAGCAACCTATTCCTTTATAAGCCCCAAATTCTATGACAAAATAGGTCTTGACGGGGAACAGATTAAAAAAGAAAGCGTTGTAATTTTAAATCCCTTGGGCGAGGATACAAGTATTATGCGCCGTATGATGCTTCCTTCAATGCTTGAAACTCTGACGAGAAACTACAATTTCAGAAATGAAAGCGCCGCACTTTTTGAGCTTGGAAAGATATATATTCCCGATGAGGATTCCAACAAGCTTCCCGATGAGAGAACAACTCTTTGTGTGGGAATGTATAAAAATAAAATGGACTTCTTTGATATCAAGGGCGTTTTACAGGAGATTTTTGACGAGCTTAATATAGTTAAGGTAAGCTACGAAGCAAAATCAGATATAAGCTACTATCATCCCGGACGTACCGCAGGAATATATGTAAACGGCAAGTACGTAGGTGTAGTAGGTCAGGTACATCCTTTTATTGCTAAGAACTACGGCGTTGAAGCAGAGCTTTACTGCGCTGAAATAGATGTTGAAGAGCTATATGCTTGCGAAAGAAAGAAGGCTGTTTATACAGGACTTCCCAAATTCCCTGCATTAACAAGAGATCTTGCTCTTGTATGTGAGGACGAGCTTCCCGTTGCCGCTATTGAAGCAGCTATAAGAAAGGGAGCTAATAATATTCTTGAAGAGGCACAGCTTTTTGACGTATATAAGGGCAAGCAAATTGAACAGGGCAAAAAGAGCGTTGCTTATTCTCTTGTTTTCAGAAATAAGGAAAAAACACTCTCTGACGAAGAGGTTGACAGCGCTATGAAGAAAATTTTCAAGGAGCTTGAAAAAATAGGAGCATTTTTGAGAAGCTAA
- the pheS gene encoding phenylalanine--tRNA ligase subunit alpha, with translation MKAQLEAIRIKGEQALSNAQSLEDLENIRIEFLGKKGEMTAILKQMGTLSAEERPAMGQLANQVRSFLETELEKAKQQLSSKALEEKINSEKIDVTMPGKLNKTGKPHPLTTVMDEIKEIFLGMGFEVADGPEVEYDYYNFEALNIPPEHPARDTQDTFYINDKILLRTQTSPMQIRVMEKKKPPIRIIAPGRVYRSDAVDATHSPLFHQIEGLVVDKGITMADLKGTLEVFIKGLYGENSKVRFRPHHFPFTEPSAEVDVCCYVCGGKGCRLCKGEGWIEILGAGMVHPKVLENCGIDPEEYSGFAFGLGLERIVMRHYNIDDMRLLYENDVRFLKQF, from the coding sequence ATGAAGGCACAGCTTGAGGCTATCAGAATAAAGGGCGAGCAGGCTCTTTCAAATGCGCAAAGTCTTGAAGATTTGGAAAACATCAGAATTGAATTTTTAGGTAAAAAAGGAGAAATGACCGCTATCTTAAAGCAGATGGGTACTCTTTCGGCAGAGGAGCGCCCCGCTATGGGACAGCTGGCAAATCAAGTCCGTTCATTTTTGGAAACAGAGCTTGAAAAAGCAAAGCAACAGCTTTCTTCAAAAGCTCTTGAAGAAAAAATAAATTCCGAGAAAATTGACGTAACTATGCCCGGAAAATTAAATAAAACAGGAAAACCACATCCGTTGACAACTGTTATGGATGAAATAAAGGAAATCTTTTTGGGAATGGGCTTTGAGGTGGCAGACGGTCCTGAGGTAGAATACGATTACTATAACTTTGAAGCTTTGAATATTCCTCCTGAGCACCCTGCAAGAGATACTCAGGATACCTTCTATATAAATGATAAGATTCTTCTCAGAACGCAGACCTCTCCTATGCAGATAAGAGTTATGGAAAAGAAAAAGCCGCCCATAAGAATAATTGCGCCCGGAAGAGTTTACCGTTCCGATGCCGTTGACGCAACTCATTCACCTCTGTTCCATCAGATAGAGGGGCTTGTTGTTGACAAGGGTATTACAATGGCTGACCTTAAGGGTACGCTTGAGGTGTTTATAAAAGGTCTTTACGGAGAGAACAGTAAGGTGCGCTTCCGTCCTCACCATTTCCCCTTTACCGAGCCCTCGGCAGAGGTTGACGTTTGCTGTTACGTTTGCGGCGGTAAGGGCTGCCGTCTTTGTAAGGGCGAAGGCTGGATAGAAATTTTAGGAGCAGGTATGGTACATCCTAAGGTGCTTGAAAACTGCGGAATTGACCCCGAAGAGTACAGCGGCTTTGCTTTCGGCTTAGGCCTCGAAAGAATTGTAATGCGTCATTATAATATTGACGATATGCGTCTTTTATATGAAAATGACGTAAGATTTTTAAAGCAGTTTTAA
- a CDS encoding phosphoserine phosphatase — protein sequence MNVYDFDKTIYRGDSSTQFYFFALKKKKRVLLYLPLQFFAFIMMSLKIFSKTKAKGYFFSFFKCFKDIDALVAEFWKEKKDNIYKRYYVSHRADDVIVSASPQFLLDPVKSILNVERIIASPVDKKTGKFFGPNCYGEEKVTRFEEFYKKSEIETFYSDSFSDTPLAKLAKKSYIVRGEEEIPWEYAR from the coding sequence ATGAATGTATACGATTTTGATAAAACTATTTATAGGGGCGACAGCTCAACTCAGTTTTACTTTTTTGCTTTAAAAAAGAAAAAAAGAGTACTCCTTTATCTGCCTTTGCAGTTTTTTGCCTTTATTATGATGTCTTTAAAAATTTTCAGCAAAACCAAAGCAAAGGGATATTTCTTTTCCTTTTTTAAATGCTTTAAAGACATTGATGCTCTTGTAGCTGAGTTCTGGAAAGAAAAGAAGGATAATATTTATAAGCGTTATTATGTATCCCACAGGGCTGACGATGTTATTGTTTCCGCATCTCCTCAGTTTTTGCTTGACCCTGTAAAAAGCATTTTAAACGTAGAGCGTATTATTGCTTCCCCTGTCGATAAAAAAACAGGCAAGTTTTTCGGTCCTAACTGTTACGGTGAAGAAAAGGTTACAAGGTTTGAGGAATTTTATAAAAAATCAGAAATCGAAACCTTCTATTCCGACTCTTTTTCCGATACTCCTTTAGCCAAGCTTGCAAAAAAAAGCTATATTGTCAGAGGCGAAGAGGAAATCCCCTGGGAATACGCAAGATAG